The Streptomyces sp. ICC1 DNA window CAACCGCCCCAGCCGGCTCCTCGCCTGGTCGGCGGGGTTCCGCCTGACGCGCGAGTACGTGCACTACGCGACCGGCCCCGCCCGCTGGCTGACGCCTGCCACGCAGACAGAGGCGGCGTGAGTGCGTACGGGAACTCCTGCCCCTCCCGCAGGCAAACTCAGTTGTGACGGGCGAGCTTGATCGCGGAGACGAGCAGGATCAAGGCCAGCACGGGGATGAGTACCAGGTCCGGGAACACACCCAGGAGGACCCCGCCCAGCACCGCGCCGACGACCGATCCTGCGGCCATGATCATGGTGAAGCGGACGTTCGCGCCGAGCACGGCGAAGCTTCCGTCACGGCTGTATCGGGCGAAGGCCACGAGCATGGTCGGCAGGGACGCGAGCAGGGAGAGACTTCCCGCGGTCTTGATGTCCACACCGAACAGCAGCACGCATCAGGGCGGCCAGCACCTTGTAGAGGGTGGAGCTGCGCATGCGTACCGCCCAGGTCGCTCCGGCCCAGGCGCCCAGCAGGCTCCCGGCCAGCAGGTTGACCGCGACCGGCCGGCGTGCGGCAGGATTCGTCCGGATCTCTGAGCTCGGGCTTCGACTCCGGCCGTGATCGAGTCGGGCTCTCCGCAGGACGTACGACAGGGAGGCGGCACGCCGGTGACTCGGGTGCTGGTGGTGGATGACGAACCGCAGCTGGTGCGGTCGCTGGTCATCCATCTGAAGGCGCGCAAGTACGACGTGGAATCCGCGAGGGACGGGGGCCAGGCTTCGCAGGTTGCCGCGGTCCGGCGGCCGGACGTGGTCCTGCTCGACCTCGGACCACCGGGGCCGGCTCGTCAGCCACCCCGGCATGGGGTACCGCTTCGAGGCGTGAGCGAGGCGGAGCCGCAGGGGCCCGGGGTCGGGCGCCCTGACCGGGCATCGGACAGGGAGATGGGGCGACCCCTGTGAACAGGGCCGCCCCGTGGGAGTCGGTTGCCGGTCAGCAGCAGGGTTTGCTGCCGTGGTTGGAGCCCTTCCTGCGGCGGGACCTCTTCTTGCGGGCGCGCTTGGACATGTCGGGTGATCCCTTCAGGCGGTGTGGCCGACGAGGAGGTCGGCGAGCTTGTTGAGGCGCTTGATCGTGCGGCCGTCGGTGGCTGCCGCGGCCGGGGCGACGCGCTCGTCGCGGTCGTAGTAGGCGCCGTTGACGATCTCGGTGGCCGGGTCGCAGAGCATGACGACGTGCGCCGCGCCCTCAGAGGCGGAGTCGCCCTCGTTTCCGTAGAGGGGGAGCAGGCCGGTCTCGCAGATCCCGGGGTGGACGGACACTGCGGTGACGCGCGGGTCGGCGGCGAAGACGGTCAGCGCCAGTTGCGACTGTGCGTACGCGGCGAGGCGCGAGTACCGGCGGATGCGCTGCGGGTCGTTCCACTGGATGGCGGCGGTGCGGTGGAGCGAGGAGGAGACGTTGACGACCCGGCCTCCCGGATCGCTGGTGAGAGCGGCTCCGAGGAGTTCCGTCAGGAGGTAGTGGGCGAGGAAGTTGACCTGGAAGGCGATCTCGTTGCCGTCGGCGGTGAGGGTGTGGCGCTCGGGTGCGGCGATGGCCGCGTTGTTGACCAGGACGTCGAGGCGCGGGTGTTCGCGTGCTACGGCGTGGGCCAGGTTCTCGACCTCCTCCAGGCGGGCGAAGTCGGCGGCGAGCGGGCGCACGAGGCTGCCGCTCACGCTGGAGGTGGCGATGAGCCGGTCGGTGGCCGCCCGGGCCTCCTCGGCGGTGCGGCCGTGCAGGAGGACGACCGCGCCGCGTTCGGCGAGTTGGCGGGCGGTCTCGTAGCCGATGCCGGAAGTGGCGCCGGTGACGAGGACGGTACGTCCGGACAGGGATGAAGGCATGTCGGATTCCTGGAAACGGGCATGGCTGACGTGCCCGGCGCCCCGGCAGAAGGCAGGGCGTGGGCTCAGATCATGCGGCGAGGGTGAGGACGCGTACGGAGCTTCGACCAGCGTCGTTCAAGAGGCTGGTGGCAGGTACGCGGAGGACGCGCGGCCGATGTATCAGAAGGCCGGGCGGACAGCGGGCGCCGTCGGCTGCACCTGATTCGGTGGCCGATCGTCGTAGTGCGGACCGCTGTTCATGACCCCATCCCAGCGCATGGGGGATGCGGCGGCAAGATCCTCGGCTGGTTTTG harbors:
- a CDS encoding TSUP family transporter; amino-acid sequence: MDIKTAGSLSLLASLPTMLVAFARYSRDGSFAVLGANVRFTMIMAAGSVVGAVLGGVLLGVFPDLVLIPVLALILLVSAIKLARHN
- a CDS encoding SDR family NAD(P)-dependent oxidoreductase, producing the protein MPSSLSGRTVLVTGATSGIGYETARQLAERGAVVLLHGRTAEEARAATDRLIATSSVSGSLVRPLAADFARLEEVENLAHAVAREHPRLDVLVNNAAIAAPERHTLTADGNEIAFQVNFLAHYLLTELLGAALTSDPGGRVVNVSSSLHRTAAIQWNDPQRIRRYSRLAAYAQSQLALTVFAADPRVTAVSVHPGICETGLLPLYGNEGDSASEGAAHVVMLCDPATEIVNGAYYDRDERVAPAAAATDGRTIKRLNKLADLLVGHTA